In Haloarcula sp. H-GB4, a single genomic region encodes these proteins:
- a CDS encoding glycosyltransferase codes for MRVAVVAMETSQYRDTVGRTRLERVATELAAAGHDVTVFCSQWWPGFDNQRERDGVTYRAVTVSPTVPSFCVRLPVMLARFRPDVVHVHPTPASVSLAAKTGATLSRAPLLTEWFGDEDVPKNRRASLALQASDCLITPSELVRTRVRERGATADQTTILPQSIDMDLVREADAGEEIDVVYAHRLDGSANVESLLLGLAELRQKGWSATIIGDGPEREYYEQEAADLRIDDRVTFAGACDIEERVSVYKGAHVFVQTAFRECFATDLLWAMACGCIGIVEYQAESSAHELIEQRDRAFRVTNPQEIADKITESAGFERRTVDESFVEFDHTQVRAEYEDLYEKQIEDTGLF; via the coding sequence ATGCGTGTCGCGGTCGTCGCCATGGAGACGAGTCAGTACCGGGACACAGTGGGCCGGACCCGGCTGGAGCGGGTGGCCACCGAACTCGCCGCTGCCGGCCACGACGTGACCGTGTTCTGTTCGCAGTGGTGGCCGGGGTTCGATAATCAGCGCGAGCGCGACGGCGTTACGTACCGCGCTGTCACCGTCTCGCCCACTGTCCCGTCCTTCTGTGTCCGCCTGCCAGTCATGCTTGCTCGGTTCCGACCGGATGTCGTCCACGTTCACCCGACACCAGCATCAGTCTCGCTCGCGGCCAAGACCGGCGCAACGCTTTCACGCGCACCGCTTTTGACGGAGTGGTTCGGGGACGAGGACGTCCCCAAAAACCGCCGGGCTAGCCTTGCGCTTCAGGCGTCGGACTGTCTCATCACCCCCTCTGAACTCGTCCGTACGCGGGTCCGAGAGCGGGGGGCGACGGCGGACCAGACCACGATACTCCCACAGAGCATCGACATGGATCTCGTTAGAGAGGCCGATGCCGGCGAGGAGATCGACGTGGTGTACGCCCATCGACTGGACGGCAGTGCGAACGTCGAGTCGCTGCTGCTCGGGCTGGCGGAACTCAGACAGAAGGGCTGGTCGGCGACGATCATCGGTGACGGCCCGGAACGGGAGTACTACGAACAGGAGGCGGCCGACCTTCGTATCGACGACCGCGTGACCTTCGCCGGCGCGTGCGATATCGAAGAGCGCGTCTCGGTTTACAAGGGCGCGCACGTATTCGTCCAGACGGCGTTCCGGGAGTGTTTCGCCACGGACCTCCTCTGGGCAATGGCCTGTGGCTGTATCGGCATCGTGGAGTACCAGGCCGAGTCGTCGGCCCACGAACTCATCGAGCAGCGCGACCGTGCCTTCCGGGTGACGAACCCGCAGGAAATCGCCGACAAAATCACCGAGTCGGCCGGCTTCGAGCGCCGGACGGTCGACGAGTCCTTCGTCGAGTTCGACCACACACAGGTCCGTGCGGAGTACGAGGACCTCTACGAGAAGCAAATCGAGGATACTGGCCTTTTCTAA
- a CDS encoding NUDIX hydrolase, with protein sequence MEIAERSRARVQERLARLEQEFGSTPVDQTTFSVGAEAYQRAVERSRAGQVDVHAFVHNESGDVLMSDADGSWEIPQGQTQGAERPAAAVERVVTETAGVACTIRDAVRATICGVRNEADPDAETVYRLSIVFDAEIKSTAPEDGDAGTPDEAEASIRWDDASDVAVAELV encoded by the coding sequence ATGGAGATAGCCGAGCGCTCGCGAGCACGGGTGCAAGAGCGTCTCGCCCGTCTCGAACAGGAGTTCGGCTCGACGCCGGTTGACCAGACCACCTTTTCGGTGGGTGCAGAGGCATACCAGCGTGCTGTCGAGCGCTCACGAGCAGGACAGGTGGACGTACACGCGTTCGTCCACAACGAGTCGGGCGACGTGTTGATGAGTGACGCTGACGGGTCCTGGGAGATCCCGCAAGGCCAGACACAGGGGGCCGAACGGCCGGCGGCAGCGGTCGAGCGGGTTGTCACCGAAACGGCCGGCGTCGCGTGTACGATTCGTGACGCGGTTCGGGCGACCATTTGTGGCGTGCGAAACGAGGCAGACCCGGACGCTGAGACGGTGTACCGGCTCAGTATCGTGTTCGACGCGGAGATCAAAAGCACGGCACCCGAAGACGGTGACGCTGGGACGCCCGACGAGGCCGAAGCGTCGATCCGGTGGGACGACGCGAGCGATGTCGCGGTCGCGGAACTGGTTTAG
- a CDS encoding NAD(P)-dependent glycerol-1-phosphate dehydrogenase, with translation MFEKRTWIRLPRNVVVGHGVLGQAIEAVSELHLTGRPLVVSSPTPHDVAGKRVVDQFEDAGYDPSEIVIDQASFDAVQQVIDHASEIDAGFLLGVGGGKAIDITKMAADDLGLGFVSVPTAASHDGIVSGRGSVPEGDTRHSVAAEPPLAVIADTEVLAEAPWRLTTAGCADIISNYTAVRDWQLAHRLKNVHYSEYAGALSQMTAEMLVESADSIKQGLEESSWIVVKALVSSGVAMSIAGSSRPASGAEHLFSHQLDRLVPDGALHGHQVGVGSIMTEYLHSGQKGQWKDARDALAAIGAPTTADELGIDDETVIEALTTAHQIRDRYTVLGDGMSEEAAIEAATVTGVI, from the coding sequence ATGTTCGAGAAACGCACCTGGATCCGTCTCCCCCGGAACGTCGTGGTCGGGCACGGTGTCCTCGGCCAGGCAATCGAGGCCGTGAGCGAACTCCACCTGACCGGCAGGCCGCTGGTTGTCTCCAGTCCGACGCCACATGATGTCGCCGGCAAGCGGGTCGTCGACCAGTTTGAGGACGCGGGGTACGACCCCTCCGAGATCGTCATCGATCAAGCCAGTTTCGATGCCGTCCAGCAGGTCATCGACCACGCGTCGGAGATTGATGCGGGCTTCCTGCTTGGTGTTGGCGGCGGGAAGGCCATCGATATCACGAAGATGGCAGCCGACGACCTCGGGCTGGGGTTTGTCTCGGTGCCGACGGCCGCGAGCCACGACGGCATCGTCTCTGGCCGCGGCTCGGTCCCCGAAGGTGATACGCGCCACAGCGTCGCCGCTGAGCCGCCACTGGCCGTCATCGCCGACACTGAGGTGCTGGCAGAGGCCCCCTGGCGGCTGACCACTGCCGGCTGTGCCGACATAATCTCGAACTACACCGCGGTTCGGGACTGGCAACTTGCCCACCGGCTCAAGAACGTCCACTACTCCGAGTACGCCGGCGCGCTCTCCCAGATGACCGCCGAGATGCTCGTCGAGAGTGCTGACTCGATAAAACAGGGGCTCGAGGAGTCGTCATGGATTGTCGTGAAAGCGCTCGTTTCTTCCGGCGTTGCGATGTCTATTGCCGGTTCTTCTCGGCCGGCAAGCGGCGCGGAACACCTGTTTTCCCACCAGCTGGATCGGCTCGTCCCAGACGGCGCGCTTCACGGCCATCAGGTCGGTGTCGGCTCGATCATGACCGAATACCTCCACAGCGGCCAGAAAGGCCAGTGGAAAGACGCCAGAGATGCACTGGCCGCCATCGGCGCGCCGACAACGGCAGACGAGCTCGGCATCGATGACGAGACGGTGATCGAAGCGCTGACCACGGCCCATCAGATCCGTGACCGCTACACGGTGTTGGGGGATGGAATGAGTGAAGAAGCAGCGATAGAAGCAGCGACCGTTACCGGCGTTATCTAA
- a CDS encoding DUF2339 domain-containing protein: MSDDGDLSAEVQELRAEVDALHTRIAALESALDTDPPPSTEAETASTAVESDTAAPESESVGSTEPEPDTGETADSNAPADERNWERNIGMKWLGGVGGLTLVVGVVFFIRLAIEAGYLGPLGRVLTGTAGGLILLAGGRYAAEAQGYSRWGRLVAGTGLAIAYFSVYAAYGFESYRAAIGAPLWAVLLVLTALVAATAALSVRDHAPAVAGEAFLLGYVTAYVGIDAGSFIVSPAYVVLLTAGLVTIAAVRPWSRLVLGSVLPAYVLHLAWLERLEPPEAVATAVLAATFGIYAAGVYVLRASDRTDRWHRRLVEGTTASNAVFAVLLLEGVVRRLIPTAPDGVAVGAVGLALGGIYAVTESRLRQQNSASGVLAVVLLAISVILAADPFVETVGLLILLCGALALGARHDAGAVRIGGHLVAVGTVVKLLVVDATRLPAFSLADPLATVTGRPAAYLLGIAVFYALGRWFSGTSTTVPSSDRKLSVAAPYVWTATGLAVVLLGLELSGASLSVAWAVLGLVFVGVGLALDARSRRLQGVVVLGLVTVKVFLYDTQGLDTLARTLSFLVLGGILLVASYAYARW; this comes from the coding sequence ATGAGCGATGATGGCGACCTCAGTGCGGAGGTACAGGAACTCCGTGCCGAGGTTGATGCCCTCCACACACGCATCGCCGCCCTGGAGTCGGCGTTAGACACCGACCCGCCTCCGTCCACCGAGGCCGAAACTGCCAGCACAGCAGTCGAGTCGGACACAGCGGCTCCCGAATCGGAGTCCGTAGGTAGTACGGAGCCAGAGCCAGACACCGGCGAGACTGCCGACAGCAACGCACCGGCCGACGAACGGAACTGGGAGCGCAACATCGGGATGAAGTGGCTCGGTGGGGTCGGTGGCCTCACGCTGGTGGTCGGCGTCGTCTTCTTCATTCGGCTGGCCATCGAGGCGGGATACCTCGGCCCGCTCGGGCGTGTACTCACCGGCACGGCGGGCGGGCTCATACTGCTCGCTGGCGGCCGGTACGCCGCCGAGGCACAGGGCTACAGCCGGTGGGGGCGACTCGTCGCCGGGACTGGCCTCGCAATCGCGTATTTCAGCGTCTACGCGGCCTACGGCTTCGAGTCGTACCGCGCTGCCATCGGAGCGCCACTGTGGGCGGTGCTGCTGGTCTTGACAGCTCTCGTGGCCGCCACCGCGGCGCTCTCGGTCCGGGACCACGCACCGGCTGTCGCCGGCGAGGCGTTCCTGCTGGGATACGTCACTGCCTACGTCGGAATCGACGCCGGGTCCTTCATCGTCTCGCCGGCCTACGTCGTGCTTCTCACTGCCGGGCTCGTGACCATCGCCGCTGTCCGCCCGTGGAGCCGACTCGTCCTCGGCAGCGTCCTCCCGGCCTACGTGCTCCACCTTGCGTGGTTGGAGCGGCTGGAGCCGCCTGAGGCGGTCGCCACCGCTGTTCTCGCCGCGACGTTCGGAATATATGCTGCCGGTGTGTACGTACTCCGTGCGAGCGACCGAACGGATCGATGGCACCGCCGACTGGTGGAAGGGACGACCGCGTCCAATGCCGTGTTCGCCGTGTTGTTGCTGGAAGGAGTCGTTCGTCGACTCATCCCGACGGCACCGGACGGGGTAGCTGTCGGGGCAGTCGGGCTCGCCCTCGGCGGCATCTACGCCGTCACGGAGTCACGCCTGAGACAGCAAAACAGCGCCTCTGGGGTGCTTGCCGTCGTTCTACTCGCCATCAGTGTCATCCTCGCGGCCGACCCGTTCGTCGAAACCGTCGGTCTCCTCATCCTGCTCTGTGGGGCGCTGGCGCTCGGAGCCCGGCACGATGCAGGGGCGGTCCGTATCGGCGGGCATCTCGTCGCTGTCGGGACTGTCGTCAAACTGCTCGTTGTGGACGCGACCAGATTACCGGCGTTCTCGCTTGCGGACCCACTTGCGACGGTGACGGGGCGGCCGGCCGCCTATCTGCTGGGAATCGCGGTTTTCTATGCACTCGGTCGATGGTTCAGCGGCACATCGACGACGGTACCCAGCAGTGACCGCAAACTTTCGGTGGCTGCGCCGTACGTCTGGACTGCGACCGGGCTCGCAGTGGTGCTTCTGGGACTGGAGCTTTCGGGAGCGAGTCTGTCGGTCGCCTGGGCAGTTCTGGGGCTCGTGTTCGTCGGGGTTGGCCTCGCACTTGACGCCCGCAGTCGTCGGCTTCAGGGCGTCGTCGTCCTCGGCCTGGTGACAGTCAAGGTGTTCCTCTACGATACGCAGGGGCTCGATACGCTCGCCCGGACACTCTCCTTTCTCGTACTCGGGGGGATTCTCCTCGTCGCCTCGTACGCGTACGCCCGCTGGTAG
- a CDS encoding Na+/H+ antiporter NhaC family protein — protein sequence MVEGIAAGPWSIVPALVAIGLAWYTRDALIGLFVGIVITGMLVGALHPQAVGVPSDLITAGGEVATVQPQAEDGSPWTVGLGGIVLGGIFGLKLVPDIIATAPLFGEWYVKNVLLAIFAIGGLIGLMIRAGAIQGVLEALVARADSAADAEKAAFLAGISIHIDDYFNCLVVGSMMRPLTDKFDVSRAKLAYYVDSAGSPASRLAFYSTWGAAMVGFIGGGLVEAQRQGTLPSGMTNFVNTGGEQVTAATGAVWPLFFNTLFTGFYSWIALGLAGLVAWQVVPNIYGMGTEESRARNEGKVVGDDADPMISAEMDEYEMSETATPDWRNFAWPILTMIVVGLGAMFWRASPVIYVKGKEGMGATLLQLGSWQLITPPSGPWAFNIGGVQLGLASFSALIVGFLLYRWKGDIPSNDDATDAMMVGFKGILLAAVILMFASSIQNAVTILGVSSFVTNVFGGVPAFIIPVGIFLVTSFVSFSDGSSWSTYGIMFPIAIPLAFSTGANLPLVLGAVFSGGIFGDHTSPISDTTVLASSTSGSDHMVHVRSQAPYALIAAGIAAVLFLVFGLVLPEGFRVIPY from the coding sequence ATGGTTGAGGGAATCGCGGCTGGACCGTGGTCAATCGTTCCAGCGCTCGTCGCAATCGGTCTCGCCTGGTACACCCGAGACGCGCTTATCGGACTGTTCGTGGGTATCGTCATCACAGGCATGCTGGTCGGCGCATTACACCCCCAAGCAGTCGGGGTCCCGTCGGACCTGATCACCGCTGGCGGCGAGGTGGCGACCGTCCAGCCACAGGCCGAGGACGGGAGTCCCTGGACGGTCGGTCTTGGTGGCATCGTGCTTGGCGGCATTTTCGGCCTGAAGCTCGTTCCAGATATAATTGCCACGGCCCCGCTATTCGGAGAGTGGTACGTCAAGAACGTCTTGCTCGCCATCTTCGCCATCGGCGGGCTGATCGGACTGATGATTCGAGCTGGTGCGATTCAGGGTGTGCTGGAGGCGCTGGTGGCACGGGCCGACTCCGCCGCAGACGCCGAGAAGGCTGCGTTTCTGGCCGGTATCTCCATCCACATTGACGACTACTTCAACTGCCTCGTGGTCGGCTCAATGATGCGACCGCTGACCGACAAGTTCGACGTGTCACGGGCCAAGCTGGCCTACTACGTCGACTCAGCGGGGTCGCCGGCGTCCCGGCTCGCGTTCTACTCGACCTGGGGAGCGGCGATGGTCGGCTTCATCGGAGGTGGCCTCGTTGAGGCACAGCGTCAGGGAACGCTGCCGTCGGGGATGACGAACTTCGTGAACACCGGCGGCGAGCAGGTCACCGCGGCAACCGGCGCCGTCTGGCCGCTGTTTTTCAACACGCTGTTTACCGGCTTTTACTCATGGATCGCGCTTGGACTCGCTGGCCTCGTCGCGTGGCAGGTCGTGCCAAACATCTACGGGATGGGAACAGAGGAGTCCCGAGCGAGAAACGAAGGGAAGGTCGTCGGCGACGACGCCGATCCGATGATATCTGCGGAGATGGACGAATACGAGATGTCCGAAACCGCCACACCGGACTGGCGGAACTTCGCCTGGCCGATCCTCACCATGATCGTCGTCGGCCTCGGCGCGATGTTCTGGCGGGCCAGCCCCGTTATCTACGTCAAAGGGAAGGAAGGGATGGGGGCCACACTGCTCCAACTCGGCAGTTGGCAGCTAATCACGCCGCCGAGCGGTCCCTGGGCGTTCAACATCGGTGGCGTCCAGCTCGGTCTCGCCTCGTTCTCAGCACTTATCGTCGGCTTCCTGCTGTATCGCTGGAAGGGCGACATCCCGTCGAACGACGACGCCACCGATGCGATGATGGTCGGTTTCAAGGGCATCCTCCTGGCTGCTGTCATCCTGATGTTCGCCAGTTCCATCCAGAACGCAGTGACGATACTCGGTGTCTCGTCGTTCGTGACGAACGTCTTCGGCGGCGTGCCGGCGTTCATCATCCCAGTCGGCATCTTCCTCGTGACCTCTTTTGTCAGCTTCTCCGATGGGTCGTCGTGGTCGACCTACGGCATCATGTTCCCCATCGCCATCCCGCTGGCGTTCTCGACGGGCGCGAACCTCCCGCTCGTCCTCGGCGCGGTGTTCAGCGGCGGCATCTTCGGTGACCACACATCGCCCATCAGCGACACGACCGTGCTGGCCTCCTCGACGAGCGGCAGCGATCACATGGTCCACGTCAGGAGTCAAGCCCCCTACGCCCTCATCGCGGCGGGTATCGCAGCCGTGCTGTTCCTTGTGTTCGGGCTGGTGCTCCCCGAAGGGTTCCGCGTCATCCCGTACTGA
- a CDS encoding S9 family peptidase: protein MTAYDLSRYLNVRSAYGSSFAPDGTLAFLMNTTGVAQLWSLPEPHGWPEQLTFYDDTVSFVDFSPERQELVFGMDEGGNERAQLYRLDANGRVHELTGMPDAKHRWGGWSPDGERFAFASNRRDEAVFDIYVQDRDATGDDADLIWKGDGWFSVRGFSPDGERLLVSEAHSSFDQDIYVLDIDSGNRSHLTPHEGKVRYTSASWGPEGEAVYLVTDAESDTLELARLSLEGDLDIVRSDDQWNIDGVALDKDSGRLVYSRNIDGYNELTVGELTGPTTIETFPTPDLPGGLAGGVSWGPDAERFAVSVTGRQVNTNVFVVEAETGESEQWTAASTAGIPRETFIEPEVVRFDSFDGREIPALFSLPDGAADGAGADGDTPVIVDIHGGPESQRRPSFSGLTQYFLSRGYAVFEPNVRGSTGYGKAYTHLDDVEKRMDSVKDLRAGVDWLHDHRAVDSDRIVAMGGSYGGFMVLAALTEYPDLWAAGVDVVGIANFVTFLENTGDWRRELREAEYGSLEADREFLESISPINNVDRIHAPLFVLHGANDPRVPVDEAEQIAEQASKQGVPVEKLIFDDEGHGISKRENRIEAYTAVVEFLNDHV from the coding sequence GTGACCGCGTACGACCTTTCGCGCTATCTCAACGTCCGAAGCGCCTACGGCAGCTCGTTCGCGCCGGACGGGACGCTCGCTTTCCTGATGAACACGACCGGCGTTGCCCAGCTCTGGTCGCTTCCCGAACCCCACGGCTGGCCCGAACAGTTGACGTTCTACGACGACACTGTGAGCTTCGTCGACTTCTCGCCCGAGCGCCAGGAACTCGTCTTCGGCATGGACGAGGGCGGCAACGAGCGGGCGCAGCTGTACCGGCTCGACGCGAACGGGCGCGTCCACGAACTCACCGGGATGCCCGACGCGAAACACCGCTGGGGCGGCTGGTCGCCCGATGGCGAGCGCTTCGCGTTCGCGTCGAACCGTCGGGACGAGGCTGTCTTCGACATCTACGTGCAGGACCGCGACGCGACCGGCGACGATGCGGACCTAATCTGGAAGGGAGATGGCTGGTTCTCCGTCCGCGGCTTCTCGCCCGACGGTGAGCGACTGTTAGTCAGCGAAGCCCACTCCAGTTTCGACCAAGACATCTACGTGCTTGACATCGACAGCGGGAATCGCAGCCATCTCACGCCACACGAGGGGAAGGTCCGTTACACGAGCGCGTCGTGGGGACCGGAGGGCGAGGCGGTGTATCTCGTCACCGACGCCGAAAGCGACACGCTCGAACTTGCCCGCCTTTCGCTTGAGGGCGACCTCGACATCGTCCGCTCGGACGACCAGTGGAACATCGACGGCGTCGCGCTTGACAAGGACAGTGGCCGTCTCGTGTACTCGCGCAACATCGACGGCTACAACGAACTCACCGTCGGCGAACTGACAGGGCCGACAACCATTGAGACGTTCCCGACGCCGGACCTGCCGGGCGGGCTGGCCGGGGGCGTTTCGTGGGGACCCGACGCCGAACGGTTCGCCGTCAGCGTCACCGGGCGGCAGGTCAACACCAACGTGTTCGTCGTGGAGGCCGAGACCGGCGAGAGCGAGCAGTGGACGGCCGCCTCGACAGCTGGCATCCCGCGTGAAACGTTCATTGAGCCAGAAGTCGTCCGGTTTGACTCCTTCGACGGGCGAGAGATTCCGGCGCTGTTCTCGCTGCCGGACGGCGCGGCTGACGGGGCTGGCGCTGACGGCGACACGCCCGTCATCGTCGATATCCACGGCGGCCCGGAGAGCCAGCGTCGCCCGTCGTTCTCCGGCCTGACCCAGTACTTCCTCTCACGAGGCTACGCCGTCTTCGAGCCCAATGTCCGCGGGTCGACGGGCTACGGAAAGGCCTACACGCACCTTGATGACGTGGAAAAGCGGATGGACTCGGTGAAAGACCTTCGGGCCGGCGTCGATTGGCTCCACGACCACCGGGCTGTCGACTCCGACCGGATCGTGGCGATGGGCGGGTCCTACGGCGGTTTCATGGTCCTTGCGGCACTGACCGAGTACCCGGACCTCTGGGCGGCCGGTGTCGACGTGGTTGGCATCGCCAACTTCGTGACGTTTCTGGAGAACACCGGTGACTGGCGGCGGGAACTCCGCGAGGCCGAGTACGGGTCTCTCGAAGCGGACCGCGAGTTCCTCGAATCTATCTCGCCGATCAACAACGTCGACCGCATCCACGCGCCACTGTTCGTCCTCCACGGGGCCAACGACCCGCGTGTCCCAGTTGACGAGGCCGAACAAATCGCCGAGCAGGCGTCCAAACAGGGCGTCCCGGTGGAAAAGCTCATCTTCGACGACGAGGGACACGGCATCAGCAAGCGGGAGAACCGGATTGAAGCGTACACCGCCGTCGTCGAATTCCTCAACGACCACGTCTGA